AGCTTTCTTCTCATCTTCTGCCTGCGCCGTTTTATAACCTGGCGTCCTGCCTGAGTACTCATTCTTTTTAAGAATCCGTGAACTCTTTTCCTTTTTCTTTTTTTGGGCTGATAAGTTCTCTTCATTTATTAAATTTCCCCTTCTTAAATAGGCATTTAGAATATGAAAATTATACAGTAATAAAAGTAAACATGTCAAGGAACCGCGATCACTC
This is a stretch of genomic DNA from Bacillota bacterium. It encodes these proteins:
- the rpmH gene encoding 50S ribosomal protein L34 — protein: MKRTYQPKKRKRKRVHGFLKRMSTQAGRQVIKRRRQKMRRKLSA